The genome window ATGCGTTCGGACGCAATCCTGCGACGATTCCGCGCCGAGCGGCAGATCCTCGCGATGCTCGACCACCCCCACATCGCGCGGCTGGTCGACGGCGGCTCGGCTTCCGACGGTAGCCCCTATCTGGTGATGGAGCACGTCTCCGGAGTCCCGCTCGTGAAGTACTGCGACGATCAGGGCCTGGGTACGGGGGAACGGCTCCGGCTCTTCCTCGTGGTGTGCGACGCGGTCGCGTTCGCGCACCAGAGGCTCATCGTGCACCGGGATCTCAAGTCCGACAACATCCTGGTGGCCGCGGACGGATCGCCGAAGCTCCTCGACTTCGGCATCGCGAAGCTCCTGTCCGAGGGCGCCGGCGAGAAGCCGGGCACGGTCACGGCTCCGATGCACCGCATGCTCACCCCCGATTACGCGAGCCCGGAGCAGGTTCGCGGCGAGCCGGTCACCGTCGCCAGCGACGTCTATTCGCTCGGGGTGGTGCTGTACGAGCTCCTGACGGGCACGCGACCGCTCCACTTCGAGACGAGATCGGCCGAGGAGATCCTGCGCGTCGTCACCGAGGAGGAACCGGCCGCGCCCAGCGCGGTCGTCGCGCGCACGAAGTCCGCCGAGGTGGCGACGCGCCGGCGGACCACCGTCACGCGGCTTCGGCGCCGGCTCGCCGGAGATCTCGACTACATCGTGTTGAAGGCTCTCGAGAAGGATCCTTCGCGGCGTTACGCGTCCGTGGGGGAGCTCGCGCGAGACGTCCAGCGCTGTCTCGAGAATCTTCCCGTCCTGGCTCGCGGCCGGACCACGGCGTACCTCCTGTCGCGGCTCGTTCGGCGCCACCGGGTCGCGGTCGCCACGGCCGCCGCCGTCCTCCTCACGCTCCTGGCGGGACTGGCCACGACGGCCTGGCAGGCGCGCGTGGCGAGCGTCGAGCGCGATCGAGCCCAACGACGTTTCAAGGACGTGCGCATGCTGGCGCGGGCGGTGATCTTCGACATTCACGACGCGATCCAGAACCTTCCGGGTTCCACGAAGGCACGGGAGATCCTCGTGCAGCACGCGCTGGAGTACCTCGATCGCCTGAGCCGCGAGGCCGGTGACGATCCGTCCCTCCTGAACGAGCTCGGCGTCGCGTACGGGAAGATCGGGGACGTTCAGGGGCGGCCCGAGTTCTCGAACCTGGGTCGCACCGCCGATGCGCGGCGGAGTTACGAGCGATCGATGGAGCTCCTCCAGGCCGCTTCTCGAGCGCAGCCCGATTCACTCGAGTTCGGGCGCAACCTCGTGCTCACGAAGCAGCGCCTGGGTGACTTGCTGAGTCAGATGGGTCAGAAGGACGAGGCGATGCGACTGGCGCAGGAAGGCAAGCGGTGGATTCTGGCAGCGCTCGCGCGACATCCCGAAAACGAGCTCTTGCCCGGTGACTTGGGTGTCGCCTGCGATCGGATCAGCGACATGCGGTTCGCCGCGGGGGACACCGTGGGCGCCCTCCAGGAGTTGCTGGGGGCCTCGCCGGTCGTCACCGCGCTCTACCAGAAGGATCCCGACGATCCTCAACGAAAACGCTCGGCCATGGTCGGATACGCCAAGACGGCCTATCTCCTGGCCATGACCGGGGAACGGCCCCGCGCGGGCGAGGACTACCGAACATCACAGGAGCTGGCGCTCGAGCTCGTCCGAACCCAACCTCACAACGTGGACGCCGTGCGGGATCTCGGGGTCGTGTACGGCATGCGGGCCATGTTCTTCGCCGACGCCGGAGAGTTCGACTCGGCCCTCGTCCTCTACGAGAAGGGCGTGAAGCTCTCGGAGGATCTCGCCGCGTCCAATCCGGATGACGTCCTTCAGCAGGTCGATCTCGCAAAGGGAAGGTATGAGACCGGCATGATCCTCCTGCGAGCGGGACGCCATCGAGAGGCCGAAGAGCGGTTCCGGGATGCCTATCGCAGATTCTCGGACCTCGCCGAACGGGACGCGAGCAACACGGAGCTCCGCGCCCAGATGGCGCGTGCGAGCCGGAAGGCGGGGGAAGCCTGCGCCGCGATGGCCGCGCGCTCCGGAGCCTCGGAAGTCACGGTGGCCTGGCGCTCGAAGGCGGCGGATTGGTATTCGAAGAGCCTGGACCTCTATCGCTCGCTCGCCGCAGGCGGGTCGCTGGCCGGCGCGGAAGCAGGCGCACCGGACGAGGTCTCGAAGGAGCTGGCGGCGCTACGGTAGTCCGTTTCCTGCTTCCAGGTCGCACCGCGAGCGGAT of Candidatus Eisenbacteria bacterium contains these proteins:
- a CDS encoding protein kinase; protein product: MADPSSGDPRGDRPGAGADRPRTWDRIRAVFEEAVSLDSGAQDALLRRVAAEDPALADEVRSLLASHHEAGDFLEPPDLFRGLAPGERVGPYRVVEEIGRGGMGVVYRAVRDDEHFTKEVAIKLIDPGMRSDAILRRFRAERQILAMLDHPHIARLVDGGSASDGSPYLVMEHVSGVPLVKYCDDQGLGTGERLRLFLVVCDAVAFAHQRLIVHRDLKSDNILVAADGSPKLLDFGIAKLLSEGAGEKPGTVTAPMHRMLTPDYASPEQVRGEPVTVASDVYSLGVVLYELLTGTRPLHFETRSAEEILRVVTEEEPAAPSAVVARTKSAEVATRRRTTVTRLRRRLAGDLDYIVLKALEKDPSRRYASVGELARDVQRCLENLPVLARGRTTAYLLSRLVRRHRVAVATAAAVLLTLLAGLATTAWQARVASVERDRAQRRFKDVRMLARAVIFDIHDAIQNLPGSTKAREILVQHALEYLDRLSREAGDDPSLLNELGVAYGKIGDVQGRPEFSNLGRTADARRSYERSMELLQAASRAQPDSLEFGRNLVLTKQRLGDLLSQMGQKDEAMRLAQEGKRWILAALARHPENELLPGDLGVACDRISDMRFAAGDTVGALQELLGASPVVTALYQKDPDDPQRKRSAMVGYAKTAYLLAMTGERPRAGEDYRTSQELALELVRTQPHNVDAVRDLGVVYGMRAMFFADAGEFDSALVLYEKGVKLSEDLAASNPDDVLQQVDLAKGRYETGMILLRAGRHREAEERFRDAYRRFSDLAERDASNTELRAQMARASRKAGEACAAMAARSGASEVTVAWRSKAADWYSKSLDLYRSLAAGGSLAGAEAGAPDEVSKELAALR